A window of Sulfurimonas gotlandica GD1 contains these coding sequences:
- a CDS encoding serine hydrolase domain-containing protein, giving the protein MNFLYKLLFFYFILLLNLNALELLSDYNKSKIYFPEKSWEQIKHPSYMGWSINKLAKAKKYSQNISRSSVLIIENGVIVYSWGDLKKKYNLYSIRKSILSATYGKYILNKTIDINSTLQKLNINDINNLTDTEREAKISDLLKSRSGVYHPAAYETKKMKEIRPLRGSHKANEYWYYNNWDFNTLLTIFEQETKKSFFKTFKNDIADKIKMQNLKLEDMRYVYDKKSSIHPAYPFRMNILDLARFGLLMENNGKWHNNSIISKQWIQESFKKYTILDNKFCNSYGYMWWSSKDIYCARGFGGQWLVILPKLNIVIVHLVDIKKSNRINTKEFKNLFFKIINSKLL; this is encoded by the coding sequence TTGAATTTTTTATATAAATTATTATTTTTTTATTTTATATTATTACTTAATCTAAATGCATTAGAACTTCTAAGCGATTATAATAAATCAAAAATATATTTTCCAGAAAAAAGCTGGGAACAAATAAAACATCCTAGCTATATGGGTTGGTCAATAAATAAATTAGCAAAAGCAAAAAAATATTCACAAAACATATCAAGAAGTAGCGTTCTCATTATAGAAAATGGTGTTATAGTATATAGTTGGGGGGACTTGAAAAAAAAATATAATTTATATTCAATAAGAAAAAGTATATTAAGTGCTACATATGGAAAATATATACTGAACAAAACTATTGATATTAACTCTACACTACAAAAATTAAATATAAATGATATAAATAACTTGACTGATACAGAGAGAGAAGCAAAAATTTCAGATTTATTAAAATCTAGATCCGGTGTTTATCATCCAGCAGCATACGAAACAAAAAAAATGAAAGAAATAAGACCTTTAAGAGGAAGTCATAAGGCAAATGAATATTGGTACTATAATAATTGGGACTTTAATACACTACTTACAATATTTGAACAAGAAACAAAAAAATCATTTTTCAAAACATTTAAAAATGATATCGCTGACAAAATTAAAATGCAAAACCTTAAATTAGAAGACATGAGATATGTATATGATAAAAAATCATCTATACATCCAGCATACCCCTTTAGAATGAATATTTTAGACCTAGCTAGATTTGGTTTATTAATGGAAAACAATGGTAAATGGCATAATAATAGTATTATTTCTAAACAATGGATTCAAGAAAGTTTTAAAAAATATACTATACTTGATAATAAATTTTGTAATTCTTATGGATACATGTGGTGGAGTAGTAAAGATATATATTGTGCTAGAGGATTTGGTGGACAATGGCTTGTTATTTTACCAAAATTAAATATAGTTATAGTTCATCTAGTAGATATAAAAAAATCTAATCGCATTAATACAAAAGAATTTAAAAATTTATTTTTCAAAATAATAAATTCAAAATTATTATAA
- a CDS encoding CapA family protein produces MINKNIYNNENCLFIEEPSSDKLIIIFSGVNANSFTGYKLFSDYKTNKLFIRDHRKNWYNGFIEKFSKDADDLLSIIKKITDNFIPENITMFGSSMGGYAAILFGLKLDVGYIVAFGPQIMLDSRMPNNPYTMNEIIYDNLYKVLDNYNKSKLTIYFGSEDLGDIYHLSYMNNYENVSLKCIYGAPHDIMYYFNKMNLMKKVLNSHLLENYEFKYSIPSYDIFSNDKIIKLTREGVLQFYNEEYDKALYTLTEIVLAEPSWSAGWAFLGKIQIKLKLYDDALESLEKSFEIFYNTEHPHFDAGLIHFKRKDYHKSSLEFKNALKFSTIEKKAHIMKLIISLREEGKYHEAMKYLKKIQEKDSNNFGFLFQTGRLNLLNKNYYSAIKYFNKALEFKKDTSTVTKFNDIAKTELSKVTNNLPSYKLFASGDCILARRMHHFYEKYGKEWILGDLPSLTKQCDVVMTNLETVISNKGTIAPKGDKRPFIFRGSPQLANILLDLDINILTTANNHSIDYGSSALEQQKDIFNDLDIATPGSGSNYEEAIKPEYVKVGDVTLAFISIFTFWDSDKYCATKSKAGVFHITDKVKIINELTKLYKEANNYADLIILSPHWTKNWTSYPSYEEKQFARDIIDIGYDAIIGHSSHLLHGIELYKNKPIIYDMGTFLVDNISGHKELNNSACFVLEFDKSGFNKVEIYPLKLKNGQVDFIKNVKENNLYKEKFINLTKQISEDIFFADIDDKLVIEFYNNSKPIEDKKTPKKVYNSTKKIKSINLENIQKPNILLETMPEWVSNNKIDIIFDTSFKLIASKTTEIFRQGTGFLIENLLMPYHSLSTDRWEIQIYGKHIDNLDSFEDFHPISNGIYNPIHWEKNDLVLDYAVVRPKPNLTTGIYKLYFGFYNFSKKEHMKFNSLNKNNLDKQVYIGNIEVVSYGVPKYTSGIDWDGKK; encoded by the coding sequence ATGATAAATAAAAATATTTATAACAACGAAAATTGTTTATTTATTGAAGAACCCTCCTCTGATAAACTTATAATAATTTTTAGTGGTGTTAATGCAAATAGCTTTACTGGTTATAAATTATTTTCCGACTATAAAACAAATAAACTTTTCATTAGAGATCATAGAAAAAACTGGTACAACGGTTTTATTGAAAAATTTTCAAAAGATGCAGATGATTTACTAAGCATTATTAAAAAAATAACAGATAATTTTATACCAGAGAATATAACCATGTTTGGTTCAAGTATGGGTGGATATGCCGCAATTTTATTTGGTTTGAAATTAGATGTTGGCTATATAGTAGCTTTTGGACCTCAAATAATGCTGGATTCTAGAATGCCTAACAATCCATATACAATGAATGAAATAATATATGACAACTTATACAAAGTATTAGATAATTACAATAAAAGTAAATTAACCATATATTTTGGGAGTGAAGATTTAGGCGACATCTATCATTTGTCTTATATGAATAACTATGAGAACGTATCACTAAAATGTATCTATGGTGCTCCGCATGATATTATGTATTATTTCAATAAAATGAATCTCATGAAAAAAGTTTTAAATTCTCATTTACTTGAAAATTATGAATTCAAGTATTCCATACCATCATATGATATATTTTCAAATGATAAAATTATTAAATTAACAAGAGAAGGCGTACTCCAGTTTTATAACGAAGAATATGACAAAGCCTTATATACTTTAACAGAAATAGTTTTAGCTGAGCCATCTTGGAGTGCAGGATGGGCTTTTTTAGGTAAAATACAAATAAAACTAAAGCTATATGATGATGCTCTCGAATCACTTGAAAAATCATTTGAAATATTTTACAATACTGAACATCCACATTTTGATGCAGGTTTAATTCACTTTAAACGAAAAGACTACCATAAATCTTCACTAGAATTTAAAAATGCTCTCAAATTTTCTACTATTGAGAAAAAAGCACATATTATGAAACTAATAATATCTTTAAGGGAAGAAGGTAAATATCATGAAGCTATGAAATATCTTAAAAAGATTCAAGAAAAAGATTCAAATAACTTTGGTTTTTTATTCCAAACAGGTAGGTTGAATTTATTGAATAAGAACTATTATTCTGCTATTAAATATTTCAATAAAGCTTTAGAATTTAAAAAAGATACTAGTACTGTGACAAAGTTTAATGATATTGCTAAAACTGAATTAAGTAAAGTTACAAACAACCTACCTTCTTATAAACTATTTGCAAGTGGAGATTGTATTTTAGCAAGACGAATGCACCACTTTTATGAAAAGTATGGAAAAGAGTGGATACTAGGAGATTTACCTTCACTTACAAAACAATGTGACGTTGTAATGACTAACTTAGAAACTGTAATATCAAACAAAGGTACTATCGCTCCAAAAGGTGATAAACGACCATTTATCTTTAGAGGATCTCCTCAGTTAGCTAATATACTTCTTGATTTAGATATAAATATATTGACAACAGCAAATAATCATAGTATTGACTATGGTAGTTCTGCGCTAGAACAACAAAAAGATATTTTTAATGATTTAGATATAGCCACTCCAGGAAGTGGTAGTAATTATGAAGAAGCTATAAAACCAGAATATGTAAAAGTTGGGGATGTCACCTTAGCATTTATATCAATTTTCACATTTTGGGATTCAGATAAATATTGTGCTACTAAATCAAAAGCAGGTGTTTTTCATATTACCGATAAAGTTAAAATCATTAATGAACTTACAAAATTATATAAAGAAGCAAATAACTATGCTGATTTAATTATTTTGTCTCCTCATTGGACAAAAAACTGGACATCATATCCAAGTTATGAAGAAAAACAATTTGCACGAGATATTATTGATATTGGGTACGATGCAATTATTGGTCATTCATCGCATCTATTACATGGAATAGAACTATACAAAAATAAACCTATCATCTATGATATGGGTACTTTTTTAGTTGATAATATTTCTGGGCATAAAGAGCTAAATAATTCAGCTTGTTTTGTATTAGAGTTTGATAAATCAGGATTTAATAAAGTTGAAATTTATCCACTAAAACTTAAGAATGGTCAAGTTGACTTTATAAAAAATGTTAAAGAGAATAATCTATATAAAGAAAAATTCATCAATCTTACAAAGCAAATATCTGAAGATATTTTCTTTGCAGATATAGATGATAAATTAGTAATTGAATTTTATAATAATTCAAAACCTATAGAAGATAAGAAAACACCAAAAAAAGTTTATAATAGCACTAAAAAAATAAAATCAATAAACCTAGAAAATATCCAAAAACCAAACATCCTTTTGGAGACTATGCCAGAGTGGGTATCAAACAATAAAATAGATATCATTTTTGATACTTCCTTTAAATTAATTGCATCTAAAACAACTGAAATATTTAGGCAGGGAACAGGTTTTTTAATTGAAAATCTACTTATGCCATATCATTCACTATCTACGGATAGATGGGAAATACAAATATATGGTAAACATATTGATAACCTAGATAGTTTCGAAGATTTTCATCCAATATCTAATGGAATATATAATCCTATACACTGGGAAAAAAATGATTTAGTTTTAGATTACGCAGTTGTAAGACCAAAACCTAATCTGACAACTGGGATTTATAAACTATATTTTGGATTTTATAATTTTTCAAAAAAAGAGCATATGAAATTTAATTCATTAAATAAGAATAATTTAGACAAGCAAGTATATATAGGAAACATAGAAGTAGTAAGTTATGGAGTACCAAAATATACTTCAGGGATTGATTGGGATGGTAAGAAATAA
- a CDS encoding response regulator transcription factor, translating to MNILFFSSNMDIINEWKQRHAVTDSIVCSDVDSLSDKLNDYNNLIIIADYDSIASELNTMISSGSIPNNLIVLEKSPAIVTGKMLILRGIKAYGNSRMLTHHYNQMIKTVSEGNIWTYPELTAELAKTSNKQSLNRDALELIENRLSQKELEVIYLILDGLTNDVIASELNITTRTVKAHISSIFSKLHINDRISLILLLK from the coding sequence ATGAATATTCTATTTTTCAGCTCTAATATGGATATTATAAATGAATGGAAACAAAGACATGCTGTAACAGACAGTATTGTATGCTCAGATGTTGATTCTTTAAGTGATAAACTTAACGATTACAATAACTTAATTATCATTGCTGACTATGACAGCATTGCTTCTGAATTAAACACTATGATATCTTCAGGTTCAATTCCAAATAACTTAATCGTTTTAGAAAAATCTCCTGCAATTGTGACAGGTAAAATGTTAATATTGCGTGGAATAAAAGCATATGGAAATTCAAGGATGCTAACTCATCACTATAATCAAATGATTAAGACAGTTTCTGAAGGTAATATTTGGACATACCCTGAACTAACAGCAGAACTTGCTAAAACTAGCAATAAACAATCTCTAAATAGAGATGCTTTGGAATTGATAGAAAATAGGCTTTCGCAAAAAGAACTAGAAGTAATATACCTTATTCTAGATGGATTAACTAATGATGTGATTGCTTCAGAGCTTAATATAACTACAAGAACAGTAAAAGCACATATAAGTTCTATATTTTCTAAACTGCATATAAATGATAGAATTTCATTAATCCTTTTACTAAAATAA
- a CDS encoding HlyD family type I secretion periplasmic adaptor subunit → MKKINKPVEYNEKDYEFMNSLSSAILVQTPSRVSRVLKIWIVTIFLLIIWASLAEIDEITRGNGDVIPYGQNQVIQNLEGGIVESILVKEGESVKKDQIILKISNAKSTSSSKTNEMKFQELQAKRLRLYAEANELEFKDMETTFPELKAQIKLAKELYESSKLEFNAKDNSFLEQIEQRKQEYIEAKARVASLKKSLEYVSEEIAMTAPMVREGVKSKVDFLKLKREANGIENDIEAAELSLPRLASAITEYRQKRIESKQLFINNAKKELNEVTAELSRLETQQVAFSDQVERTMVKSPVDGIIQKLFINTVGGVIKPGDDLVEIVPTNEKLFLEVKIKPSDIAFLHPGAEAKVKVSAYDFAIHGGLIGKVVNISPDTITDSKENTFYIIHIETEKNYLGTKEHPLQIIPGMTVNVDIVTGQKTVMQYILKPILKSKQYVFTER, encoded by the coding sequence TTGAAAAAAATAAATAAGCCTGTAGAGTATAATGAAAAAGACTATGAATTTATGAATAGTCTTAGTTCTGCTATTTTGGTTCAAACGCCTTCGAGAGTTAGTAGAGTGCTTAAGATATGGATAGTTACTATCTTTCTTCTTATAATTTGGGCTTCTTTAGCTGAGATAGACGAGATTACCAGAGGTAATGGAGATGTTATCCCTTATGGTCAGAATCAGGTTATACAAAATTTAGAGGGTGGTATAGTTGAGTCTATTTTGGTAAAAGAGGGTGAAAGTGTTAAAAAGGATCAAATAATCCTAAAAATCAGTAATGCTAAATCTACCTCTTCATCAAAAACAAATGAGATGAAATTTCAAGAGCTTCAAGCAAAAAGATTAAGACTTTATGCTGAAGCAAATGAACTAGAGTTTAAAGATATGGAAACAACTTTTCCTGAATTAAAAGCACAAATAAAATTAGCAAAAGAGCTTTATGAATCATCTAAATTAGAATTTAATGCTAAAGACAACTCTTTTCTGGAACAAATAGAGCAAAGAAAACAAGAGTATATAGAAGCTAAAGCCAGAGTTGCATCTTTAAAAAAATCATTAGAATATGTTTCTGAAGAGATTGCTATGACTGCACCTATGGTAAGAGAAGGTGTAAAGTCTAAAGTTGATTTTTTAAAGCTTAAAAGAGAAGCTAACGGCATAGAAAATGACATAGAAGCAGCTGAACTTTCACTTCCTCGTTTAGCTTCTGCTATTACAGAATATAGACAAAAACGTATAGAGTCAAAACAATTATTTATAAACAATGCTAAAAAGGAGCTAAACGAAGTTACAGCTGAACTATCAAGACTTGAAACGCAACAAGTTGCCTTTAGTGATCAAGTTGAAAGAACTATGGTTAAATCACCGGTTGATGGTATCATTCAAAAGCTATTTATAAATACTGTTGGTGGGGTTATTAAGCCCGGTGATGATTTAGTTGAAATAGTTCCAACGAATGAGAAACTATTTTTAGAGGTAAAAATCAAACCAAGTGATATAGCATTTTTACATCCTGGAGCAGAAGCTAAAGTAAAAGTATCAGCATATGACTTTGCTATTCACGGTGGATTAATCGGAAAAGTTGTAAATATATCACCTGACACTATTACGGATAGCAAAGAAAATACTTTTTACATAATCCATATAGAGACAGAGAAAAATTACCTTGGAACAAAAGAACATCCATTACAAATCATTCCCGGTATGACTGTAAATGTTGATATTGTAACCGGCCAAAAAACTGTTATGCAGTATATTTTAAAACCTATTTTAAAATCAAAACAATATGTTTTTACGGAGAGATAA
- a CDS encoding type I secretion system permease/ATPase codes for MLITSADNLRMDSLLECLVLFTKLYHKPFSAEALTAGLPIEPGAEAPELFSINNAKGLFSRAAEKAGLKSSLIRKPLSQISPLQLPMIILLSNQSACILDRYSEDGSQVKIIMPAEEAVEQWVDFDVLEDEYIGYGFMVKKAFEYANENSRTLNLDQKHWFWSTIKLSAGVYKDVLYASLLINLFVLASPLFTMNVYDRVVPNNAIETLWVFAIGVSIIYIIDTFLKFTRTYLLESAAKKSDIIMSSIIFEKVLDLKMAHHPASVGSFSSNLKDFDSIRSFLTNATMAAVIDLPFAVIFLAVIGYIGGSIVFIPIATMFLILLYAILIKKPLRASIESTHEASAKKSSILIETLNNIETLKTLGSLGQSQWKWEESTGEIANRSFKSRLLSASIPTITQLFIQLNTVMIIVYGVYLIQEFELSMGGLIAIVILTSRTLAPMGQVASILTNYENTKTSYDTLNEIISQPSERPNGKKFLERPNFSGHIEFVDVTFSYPNTDVPALKNVSFIIKPGESVAIIGRIGSGKSTIHKLILGLYEPNSGQILIDGIDIKQVDPADLRKNIGYVSQDIMLFRGTVKDNITFCATHASDAQMIRAANISGTSEFIKKHPKGYEMPIGERGQGLSGGQRQSIGIARAFLVDTPIMLMDEPSSSMDQLTESKLLDNLERNLKETTSIFVTQKMTLLSIVDRVIVLNDGKIYIDAPKEEALKKLQGKGDKIEKNK; via the coding sequence ATGCTTATAACAAGTGCAGATAACTTAAGAATGGACTCCTTGCTTGAGTGCTTGGTTCTATTTACAAAGTTATATCACAAACCTTTTTCAGCAGAAGCATTAACTGCTGGACTACCTATAGAACCAGGGGCTGAAGCACCTGAACTTTTTTCTATTAACAATGCAAAAGGTCTTTTCTCTCGTGCAGCAGAAAAGGCAGGCTTGAAATCAAGTCTTATTAGAAAACCACTTTCACAAATATCACCGCTACAACTTCCTATGATAATTTTACTTTCAAACCAAAGTGCTTGTATCTTAGATAGATACAGTGAAGATGGAAGTCAGGTAAAAATAATAATGCCAGCGGAAGAAGCAGTTGAGCAGTGGGTAGATTTTGATGTACTAGAAGATGAGTATATAGGTTATGGCTTTATGGTTAAAAAAGCTTTTGAGTATGCAAATGAAAATTCAAGAACTCTAAACTTGGATCAAAAGCACTGGTTTTGGAGTACTATAAAATTATCTGCGGGTGTATACAAAGATGTTCTTTACGCTTCACTTCTTATAAACCTTTTTGTTCTAGCATCTCCACTTTTTACAATGAATGTTTACGACAGAGTTGTTCCAAATAACGCTATTGAAACACTTTGGGTATTTGCCATTGGTGTAAGTATAATCTACATAATCGATACATTCTTAAAGTTCACTCGAACCTATCTCCTTGAAAGTGCCGCTAAAAAAAGTGATATTATCATGTCATCTATCATTTTTGAAAAAGTACTAGATTTAAAAATGGCTCACCATCCTGCTTCAGTTGGCTCATTTTCTAGTAATCTAAAAGACTTTGACTCCATTAGAAGCTTTTTAACAAATGCTACTATGGCTGCTGTAATCGATCTTCCGTTTGCTGTTATATTCTTAGCTGTAATCGGTTATATCGGAGGAAGTATTGTCTTTATTCCTATCGCTACTATGTTTTTAATCCTTCTTTATGCAATACTTATCAAAAAACCTCTGCGTGCAAGTATTGAGAGCACTCATGAAGCAAGCGCAAAGAAGAGTTCTATCCTAATAGAGACACTTAACAATATAGAGACTTTAAAAACACTCGGAAGTCTAGGTCAATCGCAATGGAAATGGGAAGAATCTACTGGAGAAATAGCTAACAGAAGCTTTAAATCTCGTTTACTCTCTGCTTCAATTCCTACAATTACTCAACTTTTTATTCAATTAAATACTGTAATGATTATTGTTTATGGTGTATATCTTATCCAAGAGTTTGAACTATCAATGGGTGGACTAATAGCGATAGTAATTCTTACCTCAAGAACACTAGCTCCAATGGGACAAGTTGCTTCTATACTTACTAACTATGAAAATACTAAAACATCGTATGATACACTCAATGAAATCATATCTCAACCAAGTGAAAGACCAAATGGTAAAAAATTCCTTGAAAGACCAAACTTTAGTGGACATATTGAGTTTGTTGATGTAACATTTTCTTATCCAAATACTGATGTTCCAGCACTTAAAAACGTCTCTTTTATAATAAAACCAGGCGAAAGTGTTGCTATTATTGGTCGTATTGGCTCAGGTAAAAGTACTATTCATAAACTAATTTTAGGACTTTATGAACCAAATTCTGGACAAATTCTTATAGATGGTATTGATATTAAGCAGGTAGACCCTGCAGACCTTAGAAAAAATATAGGTTACGTTTCTCAAGATATCATGCTATTTCGAGGAACAGTTAAAGACAATATCACCTTTTGTGCCACGCATGCAAGTGATGCGCAGATGATACGTGCTGCAAATATAAGTGGGACTTCAGAGTTTATCAAAAAACATCCAAAAGGCTATGAGATGCCAATTGGAGAAAGAGGACAAGGTCTATCTGGTGGGCAAAGACAAAGTATTGGTATTGCCCGTGCATTTTTAGTTGACACGCCTATTATGTTAATGGATGAGCCAAGTAGCTCTATGGATCAATTAACAGAATCAAAACTTCTTGATAATTTAGAAAGAAACCTAAAAGAAACTACTTCAATTTTTGTGACTCAGAAAATGACACTATTAAGTATAGTAGATAGAGTTATTGTACTCAATGATGGTAAAATATATATAGATGCCCCAAAAGAGGAAGCATTAAAAAAACTACAAGGCAAAGGTGACAAAATTGAAAAAAATAAATAA
- a CDS encoding TolC family outer membrane protein: MKKRLLLALSVVASLSAQDLKLTVDEVLSTNPIVLERLKNYNATKEDIKSAKSGYYPKVDLSLGVGTEHTEKRARPGLADASFDFSVYQNSLTYTHNLFKGFETKYQVEQQENRTVAAAYSYIEKVNDTSFTMVNSYLQVMKNKELLDTAKANIDINKEIFNKVQKLYDAGLTTLSEVNKIESSLSLAKSNYVVQENTLMDATYSMQRVLGRYLNPEEMTRPELNVALPATIEDAAQYAMQNNPSLLVSKYNIKLAQATYKEKKSPFYPHLDIEISQAMNKNLSAVEGEDDRFRAMAFLTYNFFNGFADEAALQKSVSTIHQEVELKNTLRREVIEGLNLSWAANEKLADQLNHLNDYKKFSLKTLTLYAKEYDLGRRSLLDLLAAQNDFIGAKSQIINTEYSMLFAKYRILDAMGTLVPTVIGNTDIVYSNVGLVGETPKNEDALPIAFDRDRDLIVDEEDICNNSLSTEMRNIFGCKFVYEDTKRIERYSGFLFEDGSANLTGAGQDRLNKLITQIQPYGWDNLKFDVLGNVEDEKMTEEQLLQLSQQRAETIKTKLTEAGANVDFIVLHSKADTAPMFSNESDDSIELNNRADIIVRKLKK, from the coding sequence ATGAAAAAAAGATTACTATTAGCTCTGTCAGTAGTCGCATCTTTAAGTGCACAGGATTTAAAACTTACAGTTGATGAAGTTTTATCAACAAACCCTATTGTTCTTGAAAGACTAAAGAACTACAACGCTACAAAAGAAGATATTAAAAGTGCAAAATCTGGATACTACCCAAAAGTTGACCTATCTTTAGGTGTTGGTACAGAACATACTGAAAAACGTGCTAGACCTGGTTTAGCAGATGCTTCATTTGATTTTTCTGTATATCAAAACTCATTAACATACACTCATAATCTTTTTAAGGGTTTTGAGACTAAGTACCAAGTAGAACAACAAGAAAATAGAACTGTAGCAGCAGCATACAGCTATATAGAAAAAGTTAACGACACTTCATTTACGATGGTAAACAGTTACCTTCAAGTTATGAAGAACAAAGAACTTTTAGATACTGCAAAAGCAAATATCGATATAAACAAAGAAATTTTCAATAAAGTACAAAAACTTTATGATGCAGGTCTAACTACTCTTTCAGAAGTAAATAAAATAGAATCATCTCTTTCACTTGCAAAGTCAAACTATGTTGTTCAAGAAAACACACTTATGGATGCTACTTACAGTATGCAAAGAGTTTTAGGAAGATACCTGAACCCAGAGGAGATGACCAGACCGGAACTTAATGTAGCACTTCCTGCCACTATAGAAGACGCAGCACAATACGCTATGCAAAACAATCCATCACTTTTAGTAAGTAAGTACAATATCAAACTTGCTCAAGCTACATACAAAGAGAAAAAATCTCCTTTTTATCCTCATTTAGACATAGAAATATCTCAAGCTATGAACAAAAACCTAAGCGCAGTAGAGGGAGAAGACGACCGTTTCCGTGCAATGGCATTTTTAACATACAACTTTTTCAATGGTTTTGCGGATGAAGCGGCACTACAAAAAAGTGTAAGTACAATCCATCAAGAAGTAGAGTTGAAAAACACTCTAAGAAGAGAAGTTATAGAAGGTCTTAATCTTTCATGGGCAGCTAATGAAAAACTAGCTGACCAATTGAATCATCTTAATGATTATAAAAAATTCTCTCTAAAAACTCTTACTCTTTATGCAAAAGAGTATGATTTAGGTCGTCGTTCACTGCTTGACCTACTTGCTGCACAAAATGACTTCATCGGTGCAAAATCCCAAATCATCAACACTGAGTACAGTATGCTTTTTGCAAAATATAGAATCCTAGATGCTATGGGGACACTAGTACCAACTGTTATCGGAAATACTGATATTGTTTATTCAAATGTTGGACTTGTAGGTGAAACACCTAAAAATGAGGATGCCCTTCCAATAGCGTTCGATAGAGATAGAGACCTTATCGTAGATGAAGAAGATATCTGTAATAACTCACTATCTACAGAGATGCGCAATATTTTCGGTTGTAAATTTGTGTATGAAGATACTAAGCGTATTGAAAGATATAGCGGTTTCTTATTTGAAGACGGCAGTGCTAACCTAACTGGAGCTGGGCAAGACAGACTTAACAAACTGATTACTCAGATTCAACCATATGGCTGGGATAACCTTAAGTTTGATGTTTTAGGTAATGTTGAAGATGAAAAGATGACTGAAGAACAATTACTTCAACTTTCACAGCAAAGAGCAGAGACAATAAAAACAAAACTTACTGAAGCTGGTGCGAATGTTGATTTCATAGTATTGCATTCTAAAGCTGACACAGCTCCAATGTTTAGTAATGAAAGCGATGACTCAATCGAGTTAAACAATCGTGCAGATATTATTGTAAGAAAACTGAAAAAATAA